A DNA window from Camelina sativa cultivar DH55 chromosome 17, Cs, whole genome shotgun sequence contains the following coding sequences:
- the LOC104759442 gene encoding ALBINO3-like protein 1, chloroplastic: MMMASSISLKPTTSLTLLSSFSTGKVLHFRRSRITHSPSSSSSYRYRTLVAQFGFRPGSFPDPGDSFDFIKDHAENLLYTIADAAVSSSETFESVAGTNSATKNSDWFSGIANYMETILKVLKDGLSTVNVPYSYGFAIILLTVLVKAATFPLTKKQVESA, encoded by the exons ATGATGATGGCTTCTTCCATATCCCTAAAGCCGACGACGAGCCTTACCCTCCTATCCTCTTTCTCCACAGGCAAAGTCCTCCATTTCCGCCGCTCCCGTATCACCCACTCACCGTCTTCATCGTCCTCGTATCGTTATCGGACTCTCGTAGCTCAATTCGGATTCAGACCAGGTTCGTTCCCTGACCCAGGTGACTCTTTCGATTTCATCAAGGACCATGCTGAGAATCTTCTCTACACGATCGCTGATGCCGCCGTTTCGTCCTCTGAAACCTTTGAATCTGTCGCTGGCACTAATTCTGCCACCAAGAACAGTGATTGGTTCTCTGGTATTGCCAATTACATGGAAACTATTCTCAAG GTTTTGAAAGATGGGTTATCAACTGTAAATGTTCCTTATTCATATGGTTTCGCTATCATTCTACTTACTGTGCTTGTGAAGGCTGCTACGTTCCCATTGACGAAAAAACag GTTGAATCTGCT